The proteins below come from a single Fodinicola acaciae genomic window:
- a CDS encoding GH36-type glycosyl hydrolase domain-containing protein, with the protein MSAFGDWTTAEGLPAFCYTAAKTEWDRLLDPPTHRHWVHLGNRRITLIADSDGRSGLWDEHAGLDWLTEPHPDGTGVTRLDGQELTITERLFGPTFSRVRGETAGATITRTVLCPEGEHPWLLIRVDVTNTGADTATWTLTEEWVVRPRRVNLEFGPRTDQEAIHPDVVLDPLGDATVTVRPDETETRWFRFGLNEPMTADPERIYQDSLESVRRRLPTARARQAPQAEREIPWHAAMLTGGACVDGVLGGHTLDQGSAYSFRHGFNGAARDPLQHALPLVHLEPDLALSVLRNTCAWADADGDLPYCLDGHKQPRREVFQPSDQNLWALWLAAEYAAATGDLASFAQPLQDVTLRENLRRQFRYFVDVIGTGRHGHVRIRNADWNDLVLREVDADREAMIERGESVLNSAMAAWVLPVYAGLAERLGDGETAAEARKTGERLRELVAGEWNGRWFRRAYGPDGEPVGDDTLWLEVQPWAILSGAATQAQATAVLATIDELCRTDSPLGARLNWPPPTGERGSIWPSINMTLIWAAARIDPDLAWDEWRRMTLHAHTTAYPDIWEGTLSGPDAYLSPEATRPGHTWQLADLGVAMQAWPVANLHSHAQPLLAYLRLLGVEPTPSGQLRTGGGAEFASQVLKISAQP; encoded by the coding sequence GTGAGCGCGTTCGGTGACTGGACCACGGCCGAGGGCCTGCCGGCATTCTGTTACACAGCGGCCAAAACCGAGTGGGACCGGCTTCTCGATCCACCGACACACCGGCACTGGGTCCACCTCGGCAACCGGCGGATCACGCTGATCGCCGACAGCGACGGTCGCAGTGGCCTCTGGGACGAACACGCCGGCCTCGACTGGCTCACCGAGCCGCATCCGGACGGCACCGGCGTCACGCGTCTGGACGGCCAGGAGCTCACCATCACCGAACGGCTTTTCGGTCCGACGTTTTCCCGCGTACGCGGCGAAACCGCCGGTGCCACGATCACCCGTACGGTGCTCTGCCCGGAGGGCGAACATCCGTGGCTGCTGATCCGCGTCGACGTCACCAACACCGGCGCGGACACGGCGACCTGGACCCTCACCGAGGAATGGGTTGTGCGGCCGCGCCGTGTCAACCTGGAGTTCGGTCCGCGTACGGACCAGGAGGCGATCCATCCGGACGTCGTCCTCGATCCGCTCGGCGACGCGACGGTCACCGTACGACCAGACGAAACCGAGACGCGGTGGTTTCGTTTCGGCCTGAACGAGCCGATGACCGCGGATCCGGAGCGGATTTACCAGGACAGCCTGGAAAGCGTACGCAGACGGCTGCCGACAGCACGGGCCAGACAGGCTCCACAGGCCGAGCGCGAGATCCCCTGGCACGCCGCGATGTTGACCGGCGGCGCCTGCGTGGACGGCGTGCTCGGCGGCCACACCCTCGACCAGGGTTCGGCGTATTCGTTCCGGCACGGGTTCAACGGCGCGGCACGCGATCCGCTGCAGCACGCGCTGCCGCTGGTCCACCTCGAGCCGGATCTCGCCCTGTCAGTGCTGAGAAACACCTGCGCCTGGGCCGATGCGGACGGCGACCTGCCGTACTGCCTCGACGGCCACAAGCAGCCGCGCCGCGAGGTCTTCCAGCCATCGGACCAAAACCTGTGGGCGTTGTGGCTGGCCGCCGAGTACGCGGCGGCGACCGGCGACCTGGCCAGCTTCGCGCAGCCGCTCCAAGACGTGACCCTGCGGGAAAACCTGCGCCGGCAGTTCCGGTATTTCGTCGATGTGATCGGCACCGGCAGGCATGGCCACGTACGCATCCGCAACGCCGACTGGAACGACCTCGTGCTGCGCGAGGTCGACGCCGACCGCGAGGCGATGATCGAGCGCGGCGAATCGGTGCTCAACTCCGCGATGGCGGCCTGGGTCCTGCCGGTGTATGCCGGGCTCGCCGAGCGCCTCGGTGACGGCGAAACCGCCGCGGAGGCAAGGAAAACCGGCGAACGGCTGCGCGAGCTGGTCGCCGGGGAGTGGAACGGTCGCTGGTTTCGCCGCGCGTACGGTCCGGACGGCGAACCGGTCGGCGACGACACGCTGTGGCTGGAGGTGCAGCCATGGGCCATCTTGTCCGGCGCGGCAACGCAAGCCCAGGCGACCGCGGTGCTGGCGACCATCGACGAGCTGTGCCGGACGGACTCACCGCTCGGCGCGCGGCTGAACTGGCCGCCACCGACCGGCGAGCGCGGCAGCATCTGGCCGTCGATCAACATGACGCTGATCTGGGCCGCCGCGCGGATCGACCCCGACCTGGCCTGGGACGAGTGGCGGCGGATGACGCTGCACGCGCACACCACCGCGTATCCGGACATCTGGGAAGGCACACTGTCCGGACCGGACGCCTATCTCTCGCCGGAGGCGACGCGGCCGGGCCACACGTGGCAGCTCGCGGACCTCGGCGTGGCGATGCAGGCCTGGCCGGTGGCCAACCTGCACAGCCACGCGCAGCCACTGCTCGCCT
- a CDS encoding MFS transporter, which produces MTTTTAPARTSVDTGMVAALSAAFLGCWVVLLPAIQVTLALRVQQITPGAKAAALSVVLAVGATVALVGQNVIGALSDRTTSRFGMRRPWLVAGAVLGLASLGFLAVAPNVPTLVLAWALVQFTFNVVLAALNPIVPDQIPTTHRGRVSAVIGLTQQVGVVGGILLIQLFLPNLALAIVMPGLLSVATVIVLVAMLKDRRLAPTDRRPFRFKEFLQAYWVDPRTAPDFAWAWISRFLMYCGGATLVGYQTYFLQSQFGYTAQTVTPVIFGLAATSAVAVVVGSIVFGTISDRVGRRKIFVIISATVQGLALGFIAFSPSIASYFVAALVSGIASGCYVAVDVAMVTEVLPSAADAGKDLSVFHLASVLPQMIVPVVAPAFLAIGGGGPNYPAFFLAGAVFVVIGAVCNQRIRSIR; this is translated from the coding sequence ATGACGACGACCACGGCACCGGCGCGTACGTCCGTCGACACCGGCATGGTCGCCGCGCTTTCGGCGGCATTCCTCGGATGTTGGGTCGTCCTGCTGCCGGCGATCCAGGTGACGCTGGCGTTGCGCGTACAACAGATCACGCCGGGCGCAAAGGCTGCCGCGCTCTCGGTCGTCCTCGCCGTCGGCGCGACCGTCGCGCTGGTCGGCCAGAACGTCATCGGCGCGCTGTCCGACCGTACGACCAGCCGCTTCGGCATGCGCCGGCCGTGGCTGGTGGCCGGCGCCGTGCTGGGCCTGGCCAGCCTCGGTTTCCTCGCGGTGGCGCCAAACGTGCCGACACTGGTGCTGGCCTGGGCTCTGGTGCAGTTCACCTTCAACGTCGTGCTGGCGGCGCTCAACCCGATCGTCCCCGACCAGATCCCCACCACCCACCGCGGTCGCGTGTCGGCGGTTATCGGCCTGACGCAACAAGTTGGCGTGGTCGGCGGCATCCTGCTGATCCAACTTTTCCTCCCCAACCTGGCACTCGCCATCGTGATGCCCGGCCTGTTGAGTGTCGCGACCGTGATCGTCCTGGTCGCCATGCTGAAAGACCGGCGGCTCGCGCCGACGGACAGAAGACCGTTTCGGTTCAAGGAGTTTCTCCAGGCGTACTGGGTCGATCCGCGTACCGCGCCGGACTTCGCCTGGGCCTGGATCTCGCGGTTTCTGATGTACTGCGGCGGAGCGACGCTGGTCGGCTATCAGACGTATTTCCTGCAGAGCCAGTTTGGCTACACCGCGCAGACCGTGACACCGGTGATTTTCGGCCTGGCGGCCACCTCGGCCGTCGCCGTCGTCGTCGGCAGCATTGTCTTCGGTACGATCTCCGACCGCGTCGGACGGCGTAAGATCTTCGTCATCATCTCCGCGACCGTGCAGGGTCTGGCACTTGGGTTCATCGCGTTTTCGCCGAGCATCGCCAGTTATTTCGTGGCGGCGCTGGTCAGCGGCATCGCCTCCGGCTGCTATGTGGCGGTCGACGTGGCGATGGTGACCGAGGTGTTGCCGTCGGCGGCCGACGCGGGCAAGGACCTGAGCGTCTTTCACCTGGCCAGCGTGCTGCCGCAGATGATCGTGCCGGTGGTCGCGCCGGCCTTTCTGGCGATCGGCGGTGGCGGGCCGAACTATCCGGCGTTTTTCCTCGCCGGCGCGGTCTTCGTGGTGATCGGCGCGGTGTGCAACCAACGGATCAGATCCATACGTTAG
- a CDS encoding esterase/lipase family protein — translation MSPARRLVWLLAVAAAFASPATPAHAAEKRPVILVHGFLGSASDFAPMVTALRNAGYPTYAINLPGQENVANANAIAQAVQTARAQHGNSKVELVSHSMGGLSTRYYVKFLGGTDTVVNFVTLGSGPHGTDLACALPLDFGGQMCPTSAFLANLNAGDQTPGDIRYAQLFGDEQIDLFDGGWCHAAYPTIMHADEPKSPVFANAVMQILSGQCPAS, via the coding sequence ATGTCCCCTGCTCGAAGACTGGTTTGGCTGCTCGCCGTTGCCGCGGCTTTCGCATCACCAGCGACTCCGGCGCATGCGGCGGAGAAGCGGCCGGTGATCCTGGTGCACGGTTTTCTGGGCTCCGCCAGCGATTTCGCGCCGATGGTCACCGCACTGCGAAACGCCGGCTATCCGACGTACGCGATCAACCTGCCAGGCCAGGAAAACGTCGCCAACGCCAACGCGATCGCGCAGGCGGTCCAGACGGCGCGGGCTCAGCACGGCAACAGCAAGGTCGAGCTGGTCAGCCACAGCATGGGCGGACTTTCCACGCGTTACTACGTGAAGTTCCTCGGCGGCACGGACACGGTGGTCAACTTCGTCACGCTCGGAAGCGGGCCGCACGGCACCGACCTGGCCTGCGCGCTGCCGCTGGACTTCGGCGGCCAGATGTGTCCGACCAGCGCATTCCTCGCGAATCTCAACGCCGGCGACCAGACTCCTGGAGACATACGGTATGCGCAGCTGTTCGGCGATGAGCAGATCGACCTCTTCGACGGTGGCTGGTGCCACGCCGCCTATCCCACCATCATGCACGCAGACGAGCCGAAATCACCGGTCTTCGCCAACGCCGTCATGCAGATCCTGAGCGGTCAGTGTCCGGCCTCATGA
- a CDS encoding TetR/AcrR family transcriptional regulator, protein MNQRTQPPLSRKQRAEQRKAEIVAVATELFARGGYRGTALADVAARAGITQPGLLHHFGSKEGLLLAVIEQRDADSEAYAMEVLGQDAGLRLPSIPDFARRNRGKPGLAKLFTVLVAESLEPDSPGHEHFVERYRALRAIVAAMIASAQKDGRVRAGIDPKLKAAEILATLDGLQTQWLLDPDEVDIARSAEAYAQILERDLRG, encoded by the coding sequence GTGAACCAGCGCACACAACCCCCGCTCAGCCGAAAACAGCGCGCTGAGCAGCGAAAAGCCGAGATCGTGGCGGTTGCGACCGAGTTGTTCGCGCGCGGCGGCTATCGCGGCACGGCCCTCGCCGACGTCGCCGCGCGCGCCGGCATCACGCAACCCGGCCTGCTGCACCACTTCGGCAGCAAGGAGGGCCTGTTGCTGGCGGTGATCGAGCAGCGCGACGCGGACAGCGAGGCGTACGCGATGGAGGTGCTCGGTCAGGATGCCGGCCTGCGGCTGCCGAGCATCCCGGACTTTGCCCGCCGCAACCGCGGAAAACCGGGCCTCGCGAAGCTGTTCACCGTACTCGTCGCGGAAAGCCTGGAGCCGGACTCTCCCGGTCACGAGCATTTCGTCGAGCGTTATCGTGCACTGCGCGCGATCGTGGCGGCGATGATCGCGTCGGCGCAGAAGGACGGCCGCGTACGCGCCGGCATCGATCCGAAGCTGAAGGCCGCGGAGATCCTGGCGACGCTGGACGGCCTGCAGACACAGTGGCTGCTGGATCCGGACGAGGTCGACATCGCCAGGAGTGCCGAAGCGTACGCACAAATCCTGGAACGCGACCTGCGCGGCTGA
- the snpA gene encoding snapalysin yields MRRPKLFGLVTTAVLALVLGALPAQALAKTAPGAGYSGTYAGSAQEAAANKAFFDAVLRSVKAKRAKAGSQLATVTVVYNASQAPSFSSEISNSASIWNNAVHNVRLVSGSNADFSYYEGNDSRGSYASTDGRGHGYVFLDYQQNEEYYSLRVVAHETGHVLGLPDHYSGPCSELMSGGGPGPSCTNTQPNAAERSRVDQIWANLFAPAAAA; encoded by the coding sequence ATGCGACGTCCGAAACTGTTCGGCCTCGTGACGACCGCGGTTCTGGCGTTGGTCCTCGGAGCGCTGCCGGCGCAGGCGCTGGCCAAGACCGCGCCGGGCGCCGGTTACAGTGGCACGTACGCTGGATCGGCGCAGGAAGCGGCCGCCAACAAGGCGTTCTTCGACGCGGTTTTGCGCTCGGTGAAGGCGAAACGCGCCAAGGCCGGCTCACAGCTCGCCACGGTCACGGTGGTCTACAACGCAAGCCAGGCTCCGTCGTTCTCCTCGGAGATCTCCAACAGCGCGTCGATCTGGAACAACGCCGTCCACAACGTACGCCTGGTGTCCGGCTCCAACGCCGACTTCAGCTACTACGAAGGCAACGACTCGCGCGGCTCGTACGCGAGCACCGACGGCCGCGGCCACGGCTATGTTTTCCTTGACTACCAGCAAAACGAGGAATACTACTCACTGCGCGTGGTCGCCCACGAGACCGGTCACGTGCTCGGCCTGCCGGACCACTACTCCGGTCCGTGCAGTGAGCTGATGTCCGGCGGCGGCCCCGGCCCGTCGTGCACCAACACGCAACCGAACGCGGCCGAGCGCAGCCGCGTCGACCAGATCTGGGCCAACCTGTTCGCGCCGGCGGCAGCGGCCTGA
- a CDS encoding LysR family transcriptional regulator yields MVRLEARHLRVLCVIADAGSLRKAAVQLEMTQPALTAQLQRIEAALGGPAFLRGADGCRPTPLGQFLVARARPLLDDLESLLESAVGLAADGERQQLRVGCTPSHVTTGWLERLRSLAPEAEVVLHVDNSARTLMGLLGQRQLDFAYLYANEGSSFPVLPGVEQRTVMAREPQFVAVSADSPLAGAEKVELTDLADASWVVNSSGDDEAAHIRRVCASAGFAPRLVNISDIPTSRALIVRGDCIAVCQPTSMPKDGLAVRRMIGDPFGVHLFFAWHRESAWASLVSDAFDALVAEYVGGAGRNPEYGEWLQHGLVLQ; encoded by the coding sequence ATGGTGCGTTTGGAAGCGCGTCATCTGCGGGTGCTGTGCGTGATCGCGGATGCCGGCAGCTTGCGCAAGGCGGCGGTGCAGCTGGAGATGACACAGCCGGCGCTCACCGCGCAGCTGCAGCGGATCGAGGCGGCGCTCGGCGGTCCGGCGTTCCTGCGCGGCGCCGACGGCTGCCGGCCGACGCCGCTCGGCCAGTTTCTGGTCGCTCGCGCGCGGCCGCTGCTGGACGACCTCGAGTCGCTGCTGGAGAGCGCGGTCGGCCTGGCCGCCGACGGCGAGCGGCAGCAGCTGCGCGTCGGTTGTACGCCCAGCCACGTCACCACCGGTTGGCTGGAGCGGCTGCGGTCGCTCGCGCCCGAGGCCGAGGTGGTGCTGCACGTGGACAACTCGGCGCGTACGTTGATGGGCCTGCTCGGCCAGCGCCAGCTCGACTTCGCCTACCTCTACGCCAACGAAGGCTCGTCCTTTCCGGTCCTGCCGGGAGTCGAGCAGCGTACGGTGATGGCGCGCGAGCCGCAGTTCGTCGCGGTCTCCGCGGACAGTCCGTTGGCCGGCGCGGAAAAAGTGGAGCTGACCGACCTCGCCGACGCCTCCTGGGTGGTCAACTCCTCCGGCGACGACGAGGCGGCGCACATCCGCCGGGTGTGCGCGAGCGCCGGTTTCGCGCCGCGACTGGTCAACATCTCCGACATCCCGACCAGCCGCGCGCTGATCGTACGCGGCGACTGCATCGCGGTCTGCCAGCCGACCTCGATGCCCAAGGACGGCCTGGCCGTACGCCGGATGATCGGCGACCCGTTCGGCGTACACCTGTTTTTCGCCTGGCACCGGGAAAGTGCGTGGGCATCGCTGGTGTCGGACGCTTTCGACGCGCTGGTGGCCGAATATGTCGGCGGCGCCGGTCGCAATCCGGAATATGGCGAGTGGCTGCAGCACGGCCTGGTGCTGCAATAG
- a CDS encoding AfsR/SARP family transcriptional regulator: MEFAVLGAVEARAAGRRIDVGHARQQCVLAALLVDANNAIPPDTLIERAWDVDVRRRAHGTLYSYISRLRRALGDTVIRHTSAGYVFAADPERIDLHRFRQLLRRAHTVDDDDAAIELFDQALGLWRGEAFASLDTGWLQSVRDQLNHERLAAELAYNDLRLQTGQHATMLAELSSKVLSHPLDERLVGQLMLALYRSGRQADALVHYERLRRELAEALGSDPGAPLRQLHHQILTADAALVTPSPRHGAVTVAPPIPRQLPTDVAAFTGRQAEIDALDALLPDFDAGGPILIAALGGMGGVGKTSLAVHWAHRVADRFPDGQLYVNLRGYGPAEPLEPSAVLASFLRALAVPASRIPHDVDARAALLRTTLTGKRVLMVLDNARDSDQVRPLLPGSGPLVLVTSRSQLRGLVARDGARRITLDQLSEADSLALLRKIAPLAAASAGAGELVRLCGYLPLALAITAERATRTPGDDLTDLVAGLRDERRRLDELHNDEDFASDLRVVLSWSYGALDPDAARVFRLLAALPGTDGTAAAVAAMAAKTVPETRKLLDGLVSASQLQERRPGHYEQHDLIRRYAAELPDADRAEARPRIIDWYVRTALNAREHLPGQLRAIPVASGHRIQPLTFTDRASALSWLDAERNNLIATVGYAADAGEHPAAWRLAAVLQCYFNDNRPWHDSALMLRRALESARRSGDPDAEAVVQASLGDAYQNHGAFLESIAATREALEQYRKLGDRAAEAGMLTNLGMTLQDAGHPEEAIDHHRQALEVNAALGRPALDAMILGNLAAAYVAVERYREGIELGRQALEVSRTANRRMTEADILDELGAAHAGLGEYATAADYYQQAIDIYQELKSAIQVNSLIHLGYAQAAAGDAERARSTWQRGLAMTPDPRDLRAVELREALATIS; this comes from the coding sequence ATGGAATTCGCGGTCCTTGGAGCAGTCGAGGCACGAGCCGCCGGCCGCCGGATAGATGTCGGCCACGCGCGCCAGCAGTGCGTGCTGGCCGCGCTGTTGGTCGATGCCAACAACGCGATCCCGCCGGACACGCTGATCGAGCGCGCCTGGGACGTGGACGTACGACGTCGTGCGCACGGCACGCTCTACAGCTACATCTCGCGGCTGCGCCGTGCGCTTGGCGACACCGTCATCCGGCACACCTCGGCGGGGTACGTGTTCGCCGCCGATCCGGAAAGGATTGATTTACACCGTTTTCGGCAGCTGCTGCGCCGCGCACACACGGTCGACGACGACGATGCCGCGATCGAGCTGTTCGACCAGGCGCTCGGCCTCTGGCGTGGCGAGGCCTTCGCGAGCCTGGACACCGGCTGGCTGCAGAGCGTCCGCGACCAGCTCAACCATGAGCGGCTGGCCGCCGAGCTGGCGTACAACGACCTGCGGCTGCAAACCGGACAGCACGCCACCATGCTGGCCGAGCTGAGCAGCAAGGTGCTCAGCCATCCGCTCGACGAGCGGCTGGTCGGACAGCTGATGCTGGCGCTCTATCGGAGCGGCCGGCAGGCCGACGCGCTGGTGCATTACGAGCGGTTACGCCGCGAGCTGGCCGAAGCGCTCGGCAGCGACCCCGGCGCGCCGCTGCGACAGCTGCACCACCAGATCCTGACCGCCGACGCGGCGCTGGTCACGCCGTCGCCACGGCACGGCGCGGTCACCGTGGCGCCGCCGATTCCGCGGCAGCTGCCGACCGACGTCGCCGCCTTTACCGGCCGGCAGGCGGAGATCGACGCGCTCGACGCGCTCCTGCCGGATTTCGACGCCGGCGGTCCGATCCTGATCGCCGCGCTCGGCGGCATGGGTGGGGTCGGCAAGACGAGCCTGGCGGTGCACTGGGCTCACCGGGTCGCCGACCGGTTTCCGGACGGCCAGCTCTACGTCAACCTGCGCGGATACGGTCCGGCCGAGCCGCTGGAGCCGTCGGCGGTGCTCGCGTCGTTCCTGCGTGCGCTCGCGGTGCCGGCCAGCCGCATCCCGCACGACGTCGACGCGCGCGCGGCGCTGCTGCGTACGACCCTGACCGGCAAGCGCGTACTCATGGTGCTGGACAACGCGCGCGACTCCGACCAGGTGCGTCCGCTGCTGCCCGGCTCCGGCCCGCTGGTGCTGGTCACCAGTCGCAGCCAGCTGCGCGGCCTGGTCGCCAGAGACGGCGCGCGGCGGATCACGCTCGACCAGCTCAGCGAGGCGGATTCGTTGGCACTGCTGCGAAAGATCGCGCCACTGGCGGCCGCCTCGGCCGGCGCCGGCGAGTTGGTGCGGCTGTGCGGCTATCTGCCGCTGGCGCTGGCCATCACGGCCGAGCGCGCGACGCGTACGCCCGGCGACGACCTCACCGACCTGGTCGCCGGCCTGCGTGACGAGCGCCGGCGGCTCGACGAGCTGCACAACGACGAGGATTTCGCCAGCGACCTGCGCGTGGTGCTGTCCTGGTCGTACGGTGCGCTCGATCCAGACGCGGCGCGCGTCTTCCGGCTGCTCGCCGCGCTGCCCGGCACCGACGGCACCGCCGCGGCCGTCGCCGCGATGGCCGCGAAAACCGTGCCGGAGACCCGAAAACTGCTCGACGGCCTGGTGTCGGCGAGCCAGCTGCAGGAACGGCGGCCGGGCCACTACGAGCAGCACGACCTGATCCGGCGCTATGCGGCCGAGCTGCCGGACGCCGACCGGGCCGAGGCGAGGCCGCGGATCATCGACTGGTATGTCCGCACCGCGCTCAACGCCAGAGAACACCTGCCAGGTCAGCTGCGCGCCATTCCGGTCGCGTCCGGACATCGCATCCAACCGCTCACCTTCACCGACCGCGCGAGCGCGCTTTCCTGGCTGGACGCGGAAAGAAACAACCTGATCGCAACCGTCGGCTATGCCGCCGACGCCGGCGAACATCCGGCCGCGTGGCGGCTCGCCGCCGTGCTTCAGTGCTATTTCAACGACAATCGGCCGTGGCACGACTCCGCGCTGATGCTGCGGCGCGCGCTGGAATCCGCGCGGCGGTCCGGCGATCCGGATGCCGAAGCGGTCGTCCAGGCGAGCCTCGGGGACGCGTACCAGAATCACGGCGCGTTCCTGGAGTCCATTGCCGCCACCCGTGAAGCGCTTGAGCAATACCGAAAACTCGGCGATCGCGCGGCCGAGGCGGGGATGCTCACCAACCTCGGCATGACCCTGCAGGACGCCGGTCACCCGGAGGAGGCCATCGATCATCACCGGCAGGCGCTGGAGGTCAACGCCGCGCTCGGCCGGCCAGCGCTGGACGCGATGATCCTCGGCAACCTGGCCGCCGCGTACGTGGCGGTGGAGCGCTATCGCGAGGGCATCGAGCTGGGCCGGCAGGCGCTGGAGGTCAGCCGCACCGCCAACCGGCGGATGACCGAGGCGGACATTCTCGACGAGCTCGGCGCCGCGCACGCCGGCCTGGGGGAGTATGCGACCGCCGCCGACTACTACCAGCAGGCCATCGACATCTATCAGGAGCTGAAAAGCGCTATCCAGGTGAACTCGTTGATCCACCTCGGATACGCGCAGGCCGCGGCCGGTGACGCCGAGCGGGCCAGGTCCACCTGGCAACGTGGCCTGGCCATGACCCCGGATCCGCGGGACCTGCGCGCGGTCGAGCTGCGCGAGGCTCTGGCGACGATCAGTTGA
- a CDS encoding dihydrofolate reductase family protein: MRRIINSTFITVDGVTEQLEKWHFDDHGEQAFDYAIERIQGCDALLLGRKTYEIYAAVWPTRDDKWAERANNINKYVASSTLTTGSWDNTTILSGDLVEEITAIKAQPGQDILMNGYGPVARTLVEHGLLDVLELWIHPVLFGGGSPNELLFHEGTGAKLSLAGTRTLDSGVVILTYDVVN, encoded by the coding sequence ATGCGCCGCATCATCAACTCCACCTTCATCACCGTCGACGGCGTCACCGAGCAGCTGGAAAAATGGCATTTCGACGACCACGGCGAGCAGGCTTTCGACTACGCCATCGAGCGGATCCAGGGCTGCGACGCGCTGCTGCTCGGCCGGAAGACGTACGAGATCTACGCCGCGGTCTGGCCGACGCGCGACGACAAATGGGCCGAGCGCGCCAACAACATCAACAAGTACGTCGCGTCCAGCACGTTGACAACCGGCAGCTGGGACAACACCACGATTCTTTCCGGCGACCTGGTCGAGGAGATCACCGCGATCAAGGCACAGCCAGGTCAGGACATCCTGATGAACGGCTACGGTCCGGTGGCGCGTACGTTGGTCGAGCACGGGCTGCTCGACGTGCTGGAGCTGTGGATCCATCCGGTTTTGTTCGGCGGCGGCTCGCCAAACGAGCTGCTTTTCCACGAAGGCACCGGCGCCAAGCTGTCGCTGGCCGGCACGCGTACGCTCGACTCCGGCGTCGTCATCCTGACCTACGACGTGGTCAACTGA
- a CDS encoding BBE domain-containing protein, with protein MEDESIKRAFPAPKLARLTALKDAYDPENVFHLNHNIAPSR; from the coding sequence ATGGAAGACGAAAGCATCAAACGCGCTTTTCCCGCGCCGAAACTCGCCAGGCTGACCGCGCTGAAAGACGCGTACGATCCCGAGAACGTCTTCCACCTCAACCACAACATCGCGCCGAGCCGGTAG